A genomic stretch from Sander vitreus isolate 19-12246 chromosome 17, sanVit1, whole genome shotgun sequence includes:
- the LOC144532348 gene encoding dual specificity phosphatase 29, which yields MSSCVVKSRSRNPYTAVQVDPDSDYITPGTLDLEQLFWTGTGAQYAHVNQVWPRVYIGDEKTALELPGLRDLGITHVLNSAEGKWNNVLTGADYYTDMDIQYYGVEADDKPTFNISQYFCPATQFIHEALSHPQNKVLVHCVMGRSRSATLVLAYLMMKHSLTVVDAVEHVRQRRCILPNHGFLKQLRALDITLQEESLKQKREMKHQ from the exons ATGTCCTCCTGTGTGGTGAAGTCCAGAAGCAGGAACCCATACACAGCGGTGCAGGTAGACCCAGACAGTGACTACATCACACCGGGAACATTAGACCTAGAGCAGCTGTTCTGGACCGGCACGGGGGCTCAGTATGCACATGTCAACCAGGTCTGGCCCAGAGTCTACATCGGGGACGA gaaaacagcTCTGGAGCTGCCTGGCCTGAGGGATCTGGGTATCACACATGTCCTTAATTCAGCAGAGGGAAAGTGGAATAATGTGCTGACTGGTGCTGATTACTACACTGACATGGACATCCAGTACTATGGTGTAGAAGCTGATGACAAACCCACCTTCAACATCTCCCAGTACTTCTGCCCTGCAACCCAGTTCATCCATGAGGCCCTCAGTCACCCACAGA ACAAGGTGCTGGTGCACTGTGTGATGGGTCGGAGCAGGTCAGCGACTCTGGTCTTGGCATACCTGATGATGAAACACAGCTTAACTGTGGTGGATGCTGTTGAGCATGTGCGACAGCGCCGCTGCATCCTGCCCAATCATGGCTTCCTAAAACAGCTCAGAGCCCTGGACATCACGTTACAAGAGGAGAGCCttaaacaaaaaagagagatgaaacaCCAATAA
- the LOC144532347 gene encoding adenosine kinase-like isoform X3 — protein sequence MTLHSYNYENRFEEIVKKFKVEYHAGGATQNSIKIAQWMIQEPHNVSTFFGCIGKDKFGRILKQKSEEAHIDARYYEQDEEPTGTCAACITGDNRSLVANLAAANCYKKDKHLDLEENWKLVEKAKVYYIAGFFLTVSVESILKVAKNASENNKLFCLNLSAPFICQLFKDNLMQVMPYVDVLFGNENEAVEFAEAQDFETKDIKEIAKKAQALPKVNTKRQRIVVFTQGKDDTVMAMSDKIETFPVLKIDPKDIVDTNGAGDAFVGGFLSELVQEKPLAQCVKAAHYAANVIIRRAGCTFPEKPDFN from the exons ATGACTCTCCACAGTTATAATTATGAGAACAG atTTGAGGAGATAGTGAAGAAGTTCAAAGTTGAGTACCACGCTGGAGGAGCCACACAGAACTCTATAAAGATTGCTCAG TGGATGATCCAAGAACCCCATAATGTGAGCACATTCTTTGGCTGCATTGGCAAAGACAAGTTTGGAAGGATCCTGAAGCAGAAGTCTGAGGAGGCCCACATCGATGCCCGTTACTACGAGCAAGATGAAGAGCCCACAGGGACCTGTGCTGCTTGCATCACTGGAGATAACAG GTCTCTGGTAGCTAACCTAGCTGCTGCTAACTGTTATAAGAAGGACAAGCATTTAGACCTGGAAGAAAACTGGAAGCTGGTGGAAAAAGCTAAAGTCTACTATATTGCT GGTTTCTTCCTGACCGTCTCTGTGGAGTCCATCCTGAAAGTGGCGAAGAATGCGTCTGAAAACAACAAGCTGTTTTGCCTGAACCTCTCGGCGCCCTTCATCTGCCAGCTCTTCAAGGATAACCTCATGCAGGTTATGCCCtatgttgatgtgttgttcgGCAATGAGAAT GAGGCAGTTGAATTCGCTGAAGCGCAAGACTTTGAG ACCAAGGACATTAAGGAAATTGCAAAGAAAGCCCAGGCTTTGCCCAAAGtcaacacaaagagacagaggatTGTAGTGTTCACCCAAGGGAAGGATGATACTGTTATGGCCATGA GTGACAAGATTGAGACATTCCCTGTACTGAAGATTGACCCCAAGGATATTGTTGATACAAATGGTGCCGGTGATGCCTTTGTAGGAG GTTTCCTGTCTGAGCTGGTCCAGGAGAAACCACTGGCGCAGTGTGTGAAGGCAGCACACTACGCTGCCAACGTCATCATCAGACGAGCAGGTTGCACCTTCCCAGAAAAACCTGACTTCAACTGA
- the LOC144532347 gene encoding adenosine kinase-like isoform X2, with translation MDTMSSASPNSLFGMGNPLLDISAVVDKDFLDKYTLKPNDQILAEDKHKALFEEIVKKFKVEYHAGGATQNSIKIAQWMIQEPHNVSTFFGCIGKDKFGRILKQKSEEAHIDARYYEQDEEPTGTCAACITGDNRSLVANLAAANCYKKDKHLDLEENWKLVEKAKVYYIAGFFLTVSVESILKVAKNASENNKLFCLNLSAPFICQLFKDNLMQVMPYVDVLFGNENEAVEFAEAQDFETKDIKEIAKKAQALPKVNTKRQRIVVFTQGKDDTVMAMSDKIETFPVLKIDPKDIVDTNGAGDAFVGGFLSELVQEKPLAQCVKAAHYAANVIIRRAGCTFPEKPDFN, from the exons CCCCAATTCACTCTTTGGGATGGGAAACCCCTTACTGGACATCTCTGCTGTAGTGGACAAAGACTTCTTGGACAA ATACACTCTGAAACCCAATGACCAGATCCTGGCAGAGGACAAACACAAAGCACT atTTGAGGAGATAGTGAAGAAGTTCAAAGTTGAGTACCACGCTGGAGGAGCCACACAGAACTCTATAAAGATTGCTCAG TGGATGATCCAAGAACCCCATAATGTGAGCACATTCTTTGGCTGCATTGGCAAAGACAAGTTTGGAAGGATCCTGAAGCAGAAGTCTGAGGAGGCCCACATCGATGCCCGTTACTACGAGCAAGATGAAGAGCCCACAGGGACCTGTGCTGCTTGCATCACTGGAGATAACAG GTCTCTGGTAGCTAACCTAGCTGCTGCTAACTGTTATAAGAAGGACAAGCATTTAGACCTGGAAGAAAACTGGAAGCTGGTGGAAAAAGCTAAAGTCTACTATATTGCT GGTTTCTTCCTGACCGTCTCTGTGGAGTCCATCCTGAAAGTGGCGAAGAATGCGTCTGAAAACAACAAGCTGTTTTGCCTGAACCTCTCGGCGCCCTTCATCTGCCAGCTCTTCAAGGATAACCTCATGCAGGTTATGCCCtatgttgatgtgttgttcgGCAATGAGAAT GAGGCAGTTGAATTCGCTGAAGCGCAAGACTTTGAG ACCAAGGACATTAAGGAAATTGCAAAGAAAGCCCAGGCTTTGCCCAAAGtcaacacaaagagacagaggatTGTAGTGTTCACCCAAGGGAAGGATGATACTGTTATGGCCATGA GTGACAAGATTGAGACATTCCCTGTACTGAAGATTGACCCCAAGGATATTGTTGATACAAATGGTGCCGGTGATGCCTTTGTAGGAG GTTTCCTGTCTGAGCTGGTCCAGGAGAAACCACTGGCGCAGTGTGTGAAGGCAGCACACTACGCTGCCAACGTCATCATCAGACGAGCAGGTTGCACCTTCCCAGAAAAACCTGACTTCAACTGA
- the LOC144532350 gene encoding dual specificity protein phosphatase 13B-like yields MSLRDPPYKPPSVSELQEFLLADRRPTGHVNQVWPNLYIGNEVAARDKDTLHSLGITHIVNAAHRPTNPGAGPCFYVNTGPRFYRDMTVDYYGVEADDAIEFILSPFFYPTARYIGAALAIGGRVFVHCLMGVSCSATLVLAFLMIVEGLRLPQAVAAVRPHRNICPNPGFLLQLRRLDMGLERERRRRRQAQTL; encoded by the exons ATGTCTCTTAGGGATCCACCGTACAAACCTCCTTCTGTCTCAGAGCTGCAGGAGTTCCTGCTGGCAGACAGACGACCTACAGGACATGTCAATCAAGTCTGGCCTAACCTTTACATAGGCAACGA GGTGGCGGCTCGTGACAAGGACACTCTCCACAGTCTGGGCATAACTCACATTGTAAACGCTGCTCACCGACCCACCAACCCTGGCGCCGGCCCCTGTTTTTATGTCAACACTGGCCCACGTTTCTACAGAGACATGACAGTGGATTATTATGGGGTGGAGGCTGATGATGCAATAGAGTTCATCCTTAGTCCTTTCTTTTACCCGACAGCACGATACATTGGAGCTGCACTGGCCATAGGAG GACGAGTGTTTGTCCACTGTCTGATGGGCGTGAGCTGCTCTGCAACATTGGTGCTGGCCTTCCTGATGATTGTTGAGGGTCTGAGGCTGCCGCAGGCGGTGGCTGCTGTCAGGCCGCACAGAAACATCTGTCCCAACCCAGGCTTCCTGCTGCAGCTCCGCAGGCTCGACATGGGcctggagagggagaggaggaggcgaCGACAGGCCCAAACACTGTAA
- the LOC144532347 gene encoding adenosine kinase-like isoform X1 has product MASEEPKAKKQKLSEEEKTEYPSKKTPAKLSPNSLFGMGNPLLDISAVVDKDFLDKYTLKPNDQILAEDKHKALFEEIVKKFKVEYHAGGATQNSIKIAQWMIQEPHNVSTFFGCIGKDKFGRILKQKSEEAHIDARYYEQDEEPTGTCAACITGDNRSLVANLAAANCYKKDKHLDLEENWKLVEKAKVYYIAGFFLTVSVESILKVAKNASENNKLFCLNLSAPFICQLFKDNLMQVMPYVDVLFGNENEAVEFAEAQDFETKDIKEIAKKAQALPKVNTKRQRIVVFTQGKDDTVMAMSDKIETFPVLKIDPKDIVDTNGAGDAFVGGFLSELVQEKPLAQCVKAAHYAANVIIRRAGCTFPEKPDFN; this is encoded by the exons CCCCAATTCACTCTTTGGGATGGGAAACCCCTTACTGGACATCTCTGCTGTAGTGGACAAAGACTTCTTGGACAA ATACACTCTGAAACCCAATGACCAGATCCTGGCAGAGGACAAACACAAAGCACT atTTGAGGAGATAGTGAAGAAGTTCAAAGTTGAGTACCACGCTGGAGGAGCCACACAGAACTCTATAAAGATTGCTCAG TGGATGATCCAAGAACCCCATAATGTGAGCACATTCTTTGGCTGCATTGGCAAAGACAAGTTTGGAAGGATCCTGAAGCAGAAGTCTGAGGAGGCCCACATCGATGCCCGTTACTACGAGCAAGATGAAGAGCCCACAGGGACCTGTGCTGCTTGCATCACTGGAGATAACAG GTCTCTGGTAGCTAACCTAGCTGCTGCTAACTGTTATAAGAAGGACAAGCATTTAGACCTGGAAGAAAACTGGAAGCTGGTGGAAAAAGCTAAAGTCTACTATATTGCT GGTTTCTTCCTGACCGTCTCTGTGGAGTCCATCCTGAAAGTGGCGAAGAATGCGTCTGAAAACAACAAGCTGTTTTGCCTGAACCTCTCGGCGCCCTTCATCTGCCAGCTCTTCAAGGATAACCTCATGCAGGTTATGCCCtatgttgatgtgttgttcgGCAATGAGAAT GAGGCAGTTGAATTCGCTGAAGCGCAAGACTTTGAG ACCAAGGACATTAAGGAAATTGCAAAGAAAGCCCAGGCTTTGCCCAAAGtcaacacaaagagacagaggatTGTAGTGTTCACCCAAGGGAAGGATGATACTGTTATGGCCATGA GTGACAAGATTGAGACATTCCCTGTACTGAAGATTGACCCCAAGGATATTGTTGATACAAATGGTGCCGGTGATGCCTTTGTAGGAG GTTTCCTGTCTGAGCTGGTCCAGGAGAAACCACTGGCGCAGTGTGTGAAGGCAGCACACTACGCTGCCAACGTCATCATCAGACGAGCAGGTTGCACCTTCCCAGAAAAACCTGACTTCAACTGA